A region of the Candidatus Cloacimonas sp. genome:
TGACTTCGCGACGAATTTTTGTTTTAACTCTAAACCGAGCTTCAGCTTTGACAGTGTCTAACAAAAGATAAATATTCTGTTACCTCTGCATTTTGTTGCAACCACAGAAGAATCGGTTTAGAGTCAAAACAAACAGCTTGTTTTGACTTACAATTTTGCCACAGCCATCACTGAAACCACAACTCACAAATTGCAAACACTGGCAACCGAGTATATTCTGGTTTCTTCATTTCAAAATTGTGAGTTAAAACAAGAATCCTGCGCACTGGCAACCGAATTTCACCAACCCCTCAAATTCCACAATAGTAAAGGATTTCCTTTTTCACATTTGCAGGGTTGAGTTGGAATTGTTCAGAAATAGCGACTGCGCAGTGAATTTTTGTTTTAACTCTAAACCGAGCTTCAGCTTTGACAGTATCGGACAAAAGATAAATATTCTGTTACCTCTGCATTTCGTTGCAACCACAGAAGAATCGGTTTAGAGTCAAAACAAACAAGAATCCTGCACACTGGCAAACGAATTTCACCAACCCCTCAAATTCCGCAATCGTAAAAGAAAATGTTTTTTAAATTTGCAGGGTTGAGTTGGAATTGTTCAGAAATTGTTACTTCGCGACGAATTTTTGTTTTAACTCTAAACCGAGCTTCAGCTTTGGCAGTATCGGACAATAAATAAATTTCCTGTTACCTCGGCATTTCGTTGCAACCACAGAAGAATCGGTTTAGAGTCAAAACGCTCACAGCTTTGACAGTATCGGACAAAAGATAAATATTCTGTTACTTCTGCATTTTGTTGCAACCACAGAAGAATCGGTTTAGAGTCAAAACGCTCACAGCTTTGAAAGTTGAAGTCAACGAACAAAATTTCCTGTTACCTCTGCATTTTGTTGCAACCACAGAAGAATCGGTTTAGAGTCAAAACGATCCCAGGCCAAAATTGTGAGTTAAAACAAGAACTCTTATAAAATACCATCTGGCAACTTTATTCTTTTTACAGCCCAAGATAGTTGTTTACCAATTCCTATTTTTTGGCGATTTGCGGCGAATGAGATTCCCGTATCGTTCCCATATCGCAATACGAGAACGATACGGGAGTCATATCGGCGTGTTATAGAAAAAATATGGGATAGTGATAACCACCAGCTAATATTTTCCTTGTCTGAAATGTTATTATCTCTAAGCTGGAATCAATATCAAAGTGAGATAATATTTTGGAGGCAAAAAAGAAGACAATATGGAACCGGTAATCATTTCTGCTTCGCGAGCCACAGATATACCCGCTTTTTATTCGGACTGGTTAATTTCCCGGGTGGAGGAAGGATGCTTAAAATGGCAAAATCCTTTTAATAGAAAGGTTCAGGATGTTTTCTTTGCCAAAACCCGACTTTTTGTGTTCTGGAGCAAAAATCCTTTCCCAATGCTGAAAAAGCTATCTTACTTTGATGAAAAGAGCTACCATTACTATTTTCAATTTACCGTAAATGACTATGAACAGGAAAACTGGGAAAAAAATCTGCCAGCTTTGAAGCAACGCCTGGAGACCTTTATGAAACTTTCAGAACTTATTGGCAAGCAAAAAGTTATCTGGCGTTTTGACCCTCTTATTACAAGTGATAAGCTGCATCCCGATGAACTGCTAAAACGCATAGAAAAAATCGGTGACCAGCTTTTTCCCTATACGAATAGATTAGTTATCAGCTTTATAGACATAGAAATCTACAAAAAAGTGAAACGCAATCTTAGCGCTTTACCCGATAAAATTCAGGAAATAGATATTACTACAATGCACTATTTTGCCAGGGAATTGATGCAACTGAACCAGAAATGGAATTTGAAAATTGCTACCTGCGCTGAAAAAATAGACCTGCACCAATATGGAATTGAACATAATCGCTGCATTGATGACCGCCTGATTATTGAGCTCTTTTCATCAGATAAAGAATTAATGAACTTCCTGGGCTATAAACCCTCTTGCCAGACCGATTTTTTAACTTTTGGGAACAATGTATCTTCATATAGCTATGAAAAATTGAAAGATAAAGGACAACGCAAATTTTGCGGCTGCATCAAAAGCAAAGATATCGGTAAATACAATACCTGCCAGAATGGATGTGTGTATTGTTATGCTAATTCAACAAGACAGTGAACGGTGAAGGGTGAAGGGTGAAGGGTGAAGGGTGAACGGTGAAAGGTGAAGAGTGATAATGAAAAATGGAGAATTGAGAATTGAGAATTGAGAATGGAGAATGTATCAAGCGAAATAGATTTTTTTTTACAAAGAGAGAAAGAGAGAAAAGAGATTAAATGGAGAATGGAGAATGGAGAATTGAGAATGGAGAATGGAGTGAGGCGTCCTGAAAATAGTGGACTAAAAATAAGAAAGAAACTCTGAACTCCCGAACTTTGAACTCCCGAACTTTGAACTCCTGCACTAAGAACTTCCGCACTTTGAACTTCCGCACTTTGAACTTCCGCACTAAGAACTTCCGAACTTTGAACTTCCGCACTAAGAACTCCTGCACTTTGAACTCCCGCACTTTGAACTCCTGCACTTTGAACTTCTCTGACAATCCTCTAAATCCTTAAATCCTTAAATCCTTGTTTCTGAAATCCTTGTTCCTAAAATCCTTGTTTCTAAAATCAAATCTGCGTGCAACAAATCCTCTTTCCTTTTTTGCTTGACGGATTAAATCCAAAATAAAGAATAGTAAAAAAGCTAAAATTGATAGTAGGACAGGTGATGAAGGATAAAGAAAACATCTTGGCGTTGCTAAAGCAAGAAGTAGCTCCTGCAGTTGGATGCACAGAACCAGCTGCCGTTGCTTTAGCCGGAGCTTATGCTGCAAGTGTGATGGAGGGGAAAATCATCTCTGCCAATTTAATTGTAAGCCCCAATATTCTGAAAAACGGTATGGGCGTAGGCATTCCCAATACCAATTTACTGGGTTTGGAGATTGCTTTTGCGTTAGGTATATTAGTTGCCAAACCGGAGAAGGAATTGGAGGTTTTGTCAGATTTGGATGCAGAGACCATTGATAAAGCACAGCAGATGCTGGCAGAAAAAAGAATCCAAACCAAAATGCTGGAGACCGAAGAAAAGGTTTGGATTGAAGCGGTAATAAAAACCCCAAAATCTGAAAGCAAGGCAATTTTACGGTGGCGGCATAACTGGCTGTATCATTTGGAAAAGGATAAAAAGATTTTACGGCACCAGGAACTGGAAGCTGAAAATGCGCTTGGCTTAATTTCCTGCACTGCTTATACTGTGAAGGATTATTACGATTTTTGTATCAATACGGATATTAGCAATTTGGAAAAGATTGATTTGGGAATGAAGGTTAACCGCAAAATAGCGGATTTTGGTTTATCTAACAATTCCGGCATAAATGTAGGCAAGATGATTATGGAGCAAATAAAAAGTGGTCTTTTGGGCGATGATATTCATCATTATGCTATGGCTCTTACGGCGGCGGCAACTGATGCCAGAATGAGTGGTTGCAACTTACCTGTAATCAGTAATTCCGGAAGCGGAAATCAAGGTTTGGCTATTACTTTACCCATTATTGCAGTTGCCGAAAAACTTGGCAGTAACAAAGAAGAACTAATCAGAGCTTTAGCTTTAGGGCATTTGGTGAGTGTGCATATTAAACAAAAAATAGGTATTCTTTCCTGTATTTGCGGATGCCTTTCTGCTTCAGCAGGAGCTGCAAGTGGCATAGTTATGCTCTTAAAAGGCAATTATTCTCAAATTGAATATGCCATCAAAAATATGATTGCGGATACAGCAGGAATGGTTTGTGACGGTGCCAAAGAAGGTTGTTCCTTAAAAGTTGCCACAACCACAAGCGCTGCCGTGCAAGCTGCTCTTTTGGCAAAAGCAGGAATTTGCGTTTCTTCCAATGACGGTATTATTACTGAAAGTATTGAAGGGACAATTGATAATTTGGCTTATTTTGTAGCCAGGGGAATGCAGGATGCCGACAGCACCATCTTAAATATTATGTTAAATAAAACAAAATAAAGGAGCGAAAAGAAATGGCGGATATAAAATTTGAAGCTCATTTACCTTTGGAGCTACCTCCTGAGCCAACTTTTGAACCTAAAATTCGGAGAGCCCCAGATAGAGGATTGGATTTAAGCAACAATGATATTGCCTTGGCTTTAAAAAATGCCCTGCGCTATATTCCTGAAGAATTACATAGCGTTCTGGCACCGGAATTTTTACAGGAACTGAAAACCAGAGGTAGAATTTATGGCTATCGCTATCGTCCGCAGGGTCATATTTACGGCAAACCGATTGATGAATATAAAGGCATTACTCCAGCCAGAGCCATTCAAGTGATGATAGATAACAATTTGGATTTTGATGTTGCTTTATATCCTTATGAACTTGTTACTTATGGTGAATCAGGACAGGTCTGTCAGAATTGGATGCAATATCGGCTAATTAAACAATACTTGGAAATAATGACAGAAAATCAAACCCTGGTTGTTGCTTCAGGGCATCCCTTAGGGCTTTTTCCTTCGCGTCCTGAAGCTCCCAGAGTTATATCTACCAATGGATTAATGGTTGGGAAATGGGATAACCCGGTAGAATTTAAACGCCTGACGGCATTAGGGGTGGCAAATTACGGTCAAATGACTGCCGGGGGATGGATGTATATAGGTCCTCAGGGCATTGTAAACGGAACTTATATCACTTTGCTGAATGCAGGCAGAAAATATTTGGGTATTCCGGAAGATAAAAATCTGGCAGGTGTGCTTTATGTTTCTTCAGGTTTGGGTGGAATGAGCGGCGCTCAAAGCAAAGCAATAGAAATTGCCGGTGGCATTGGCATTATTGCCGAAGTGGATAAAAGCAGAATAGAAACCAGATACAGTCAGGGCTGGGTTAGCAAGGTCTCCAGCAATTTGGAAGAGGTCTTTAAGTGGGTAGATGAAGCCCGACAAAGCAAAAAACCGCTCTCTATTGCTTATTACGGTAATATTGTTGACCTGCTGGAATATATAGATAAAAATAACATCAAAGTGGAATTGCTTTCGGACCAAACCTCGTGTCATGTAGTTTACGAAGGTGGTTATACCCCCGTAGGAATTAGTTATGAAGAAGGGCGTAAACTTCTGGCAGAAGATATTGAATTATTCAAGCAAAAAGTAGATTTCTCCCTGCGCAGACATTTTAATGTGCTGAAGAGCTTAACGGAAAAGGGCTCTAAATTTTGGGATTATGGCAACAGCTTTATGGCAAGTATATTTGATGCAGGAATAACAGAAATCTCCCGCAACGGAAATAATACCAATGACGGCTTTATTTGGCCCTCCTATGTGGAAGATATTATGGGTCCTATTTGTTTTGATTACGGTTACGGACCTTTCAGGTGGATTTGTCTTTCCCGCAAAGATGAAGACCTGCACAAAACAGACCTTGCTGCTATCTCTTTAATAGACCAAAATCGCAGTGCTATGGATAGAGATAATTACTATTGGATTTCTACCGCTGAAGAGAATAAACTGGTTGTAGGAACTAAAGCCAGGATTCTGTATGCTGATGAAGAAAGCAGAATAAAACTGGGACTGAAGTTCAACGAAATGATTCGCAAAGGTGAAATTGGTCCTGTTATGCTGGGTAGAGACCATCACGATGTTTCCGGAACGGATTCTCCTTTCCGCGAAACAGCCAATATTTATGACGGCTCAAATTTGATGGCAGAAATGGCTACCCATTGTTTTGCCGGAAATATTGCCAGAGGAATGACTATAGTTGTTCTTTCCAATGGAGGCGGAGTTGGAGTAAGCCGTTGTATTAATGGCGGTAATGGAATTGTTTTAGATGGTAGCGAAAGAATGGATGAAGTTATTAAAAATGGTCTTTCCTGGGATGTTATGGGGGGAATTGCACGCAGAGCTTGGGCTCAAAATGAAGGTGCTGTAAAAACCGGAACTGCCTGGAACGAAAAACACAGTGACGAAGGCATTATAACCCTGGCAGAAAAGGTTGACGAAGAAATGATTGAGCACTTGGTAAAAAAGGAGTTTGGAGCATAAAAATGAATACTCCCTTTATCCGATTGATGAAACAGGAAGGCATAAAGGAAGAAGTTATACGCACTTTTGAGGCATATTATAATTTACTTGCCCAAGGTGAAAAAGGGCTGATTGGTGAAGAAGAGATAAATCCTCCAGCGGAAAAGAATTTGATAGATTATGATAAGATAAGGCACTATTCCCGAAACTCGCTGTTGAAACATATTGCAGTTATTAAGCTTAATGGTGGTTTGGGAACGAGCATGGGTCTTTCTAAAGCAAAATCGCTGTTGCCGGTGAAGAATAATCTTAATTTTCTGGATATTATTGCGCGTCAGGTATTAACTTTAAGGTCAATTTCCGGATATGATATTTTATTGCTTTTTATGAATAGCTATAATACGGATGAAGATACTTTAAAATACCTGGAAAAATATCCTGATTTAGGTAAGCAGGATTTACCTCTTTCCTTTTTACAGAATAAATTTCCCCGCATTCGTCAGGATAACTTGCTGCCCTACGAAAACAAGGATAAGAAATTGATGTGGAATCCACCGGGGCATGGAGATATTTATACTGCGATAGGGGAATATTTGGGTAAAATGATTGCCCAGGGTTACAGTTATGCCTTTGTTTCCAATGCCGATAATTTGGGGGCTATTGTAGATACTTCAATTCCAGCATATATGGAAGATAACAGAATACCTTTTTTAATGGAAGTGTGTTTGCGAAGTCCGATGGATAAAAAAGGCGGTCACCTTTGTGAAGATAAATCCGGACAGCTGCTTTTAAGGGAGATTGCTCAATGTCCTGAAAAGGATTTGCCTGTTTTTCAGGATATTGATTATTACAAATATTTTAACACCAATAATCTGTGGATTGACCTTAGAGCTTTGGAATGGCATATAATTTCCAACGAGGGTTTAATGCTGCTACCCTTAATTGTAAATCCGAAAATGGTTGAAGGAACAGCTGTTTATCAATTGGAAACTGCAATGGGCTCAGCCATCAGTTTGTTCAACAATTCCAAGGCATTGGTTGTTTCCCGAGAGCGTTTTGTGCCCGTGAAAAAGACAACTGACCTGTTAGCTCTCTGGTCGGATGTTTATGAGCTTAACGAACAGTATCAGATTGTTTTGAAACGAGGGGTAGCAAAAGCTCCTGTGATAGAACTGGAGGAGCAATATTACGGGAAAATTGAAGATATGCAAAAAAGGTTCAGTAAAGGCATTCCTTCTTTGAATAGCTGCAAAGAACTAAGGATTGATGGTGATGTAAGCTTTGGAGAGGATGTTATCTGTGAAGGGAAAGTAACCCTGAAAACCAGTTTCCCGGTGTTTGTTCAGAATTGTTTACTTACGGGAGAAGTGGATTTGAATGCGGTTGCAGCTAAGCAAAAGACAGGGCAGGAGGATAAAGATGGTTTCCAAAGCAGCTAAAATACGATTAGGGATTTTTTTAACCATTGGTGCAATATTAATCATTATCTTTGCAGCTGTAGTTGCCGGCAGCAGATTAGTTGAGAAGAAGGATATTTATTATATTGAATTTGAGGACTATTCTGTTAGCGGTTTACAGGTTGGCAGCTCAGTCAATTATCGGGGTATCAAAATTGGCAGAGTAGAAGCAGTGAAAATTAACCCCAAGGATGTTTCCAAGATAATTATTACCATCAGTGTGGATAGGGGAACTCCTATAAAAGAAGATACTGAAGCAGTGTTACAGTTATCAGGAATAACCGGGCTTAAAAATGTGGAAATCAGAGGTGGCACAAATGAAGCCAAATTACTTAAGCCCAAAAGTTATATTAAGCCCGGAACGACAATGCTGGAAGATATCAGCGAACGGGCTAAATCCATCGTAGATAAAATAGATATGATTGCAGCCAATCTAAATGCTATAACCGGAGAAGATAACAGAAAGAATATTGCTACGATACTTGCTCAAACCAGTTTAATTTTACAAGACACCCATGAAAACCTGGCAACTACTATGCAAAGCATTAGTCGGATTGCCAATAATACTGCTGATTTAACAGAGGAGCTAAGTAAAGACCTTAATACTGTTACCGAAAATCTTACGAAAAACCTTGATGCTATCACCAGCAGCGCTACCAGTAATATGCAAAATGTTTCTGAAACCTCACAGGCAAGCTTAATTAGCGTTACCAATAATGTAAATCAACAGCTGGAGGATTTAACTAACAAACTGGATACCAGCTTAACGCAATTGACAAATGATGGTTCAGCTTTAATCCGCGAAGCTAATCTGCAGGTTTCCACGGTTGGCGAACACAGCGATCAAATGGTGCTGCAAACCACCCGTGAGATTTTAACTATCAGCAATAATATCAATCAGGCACTAAATCAGGTTAATACCATTCTTTATGCTCCCGGTTTTGACAGTTTAATGACCAACCTGGGAAAACTTAGCGGCGAACTTTCCAAAACCGATTTGAAAGGAATGATTACCGAACTCTCTACTACAATCCAAAAAACCGGCACTCTGGTTTCTAATTTGAACAGAGTAGTAACCCGGGGACAGGGTGACCTGCTGGAAATTTTAAGTACCTTAACGGAAACGAGTGAAAACCTGAATGAATTTTCTCGTCAGATAGCAGATACACCTTCTATTTTACTACGCGGAAATTAGGAGTTAGAAATGTTTAAGATAAAGAAATCAGTTCATCTTTGGGGTTATCTTGCTTTGCTATTGATGCTAACGGGCTGTTTGCAAAAAGTGGAAAGAACACCTGTAAACTACTATGTTTTGGAATATCAACCGAAAACAGAAAAACCGGAATTACGCCGAACTACGAATACCGGAAAAAATCTGGAAGTGCTGGATACGGTTCTGCCGCGAACTTACGACCGTAATCAAATTGTAGTGAAGGAAAACTTCTATAATGTTAGATTTCTGCAAACGGATGTTTGGGCAATGCGTTTACGGGATGCCATTCCCAATTTGATTGTTCAGCGTTTGAGCTCTTATAATGTATTTGGAACCGTTTCCCGAGGTAAGCAATGGGAAAAGAATCCTCAATATTTTCTGGAGACCACTGTGTATAATATAGAAAAGATTGAGGGAACGGAACCGAGAGCGTATTTAAAAATGGAATTTGTATTGCGGGATTCCACTTCCGAAAAGATAGTTTTTACTCACAAAGGTGAGCGTTCAATGGAACTGATTGATCCCTCAATGATTTATCTGGTGCAGGCATTTAACGAAATGCTGATGGAAGAAACGGATCTCTTTACGGCAAAATGTAATCTCTATTTCAGCGGTTTACCGGTGGAGGGAAAATCTCTGGCAACATCAACTTCTTCAATAGGTCGCTATGTTTATGAAGAAATGGTCGCTATGGAGAATTATAACGATTTCGGAGAACTGATGGTGATTACTAAAACGCAAACGGAGGAGCAAATTCGTTATTCTATTGAAGAATTGGATTCGTTAAACACCGTAATTTCCACCGATGAATTAGTGATGGGGGTTCCGGCTTTATTAAAACCGGGACATTATAGAGTTATTATTGGTGAGATGGGAGATTTAATTACCAGTGTGCAAATTTTACCCCGGCAACGCACAGTTGTAAAACCCAATTGGGGTGAACTGCGAATAGTTGTTATGGATGAATCTAAAGCCCGGGTTAGAATGGGATATGATTTGTGGAAAAAGAATATAGATGAAGAAGGGTATAAAATTTACAGCGGGGGAATGTTCAGTATGGGAGAAGACGAAATTGGAGCTGTAGATAAACTTTGGATTTTACCCCCCGGTTCCTATTTAGTAAAATTGGGCGGCGGTTCCTGGAGTGACTTGAAAGATTTTGCCACGGTAACCTTGATGGAAGGAGAGAAAAAGACCCTTTCAATGATTGTTGACCCTGCTGCTGAAGGTAATGTTTTAATCGGAGCCGGCGTTTTTGCAGATGAAGATATAGGTTTGGGTTCTAAACGAATTCACCGCGGCGCTATTCATAGCAATATTTCCCTCACTTCCAATAATAATGTAGATAAGAATAAACCTACTACCAGTGCATCTCTTACCGGGCAATTTGATAACAGTATTGATACTCACGATTTGCTTAAGCCCTTTCAATTTACCACTCGCAGTATCTATGACATTGGCTTAAATCTTACTTCCAATCAGGATTTAGTTTTCAGTCCCGATGATTATTCTTTAAAAAGCGTTCTTTTATTTTATCCGATAAAGAAAAGTAACTTTTTTAAGAACTTCGCTTTATACGGAAGGATGAATTTGAATACGCATTTATTTGATGAAACCACCATTTTTCCCGATACTAAGAATGTTATCCTGCAAAATGCAGAAGGGGATACAGTTTCAGTTCGCCTCAATCAATCCGATTTGAAAACAAAGATTGCTTTCTATCCTTTGCGCATAAAAGAAGGAACGGGTTTAACCTATCAAATAAATTTCAGTCCTAATGCGCAAACGAGTTTACGCGTTGGCTACGGTTGGTTACAGGACTATAACAAAAACAGCTATGTGTTTGATAAACCGGTAGCAGGTTCTTTAGATGGAGTTGACTATGAATTTGAAAAATATAAAGAAGAACCGAACGGTAGCTCCAAAGGTATTGAATCCACCATTATTCTATCGGCTTTGAATTTACTGAAGTTTATCAGCATCAATTCCACTTTGGATGTTCTTTTCCGGATGGGCGTTCCGGATCATTCATACAGTTTGGAAAACGAGAATAGAATAAATTTCCGTTTATTCCGCAATATTTCTGTGGATGTGAAATTTAATATTTCTTATGATGAAACCAAAAAGCCCTGGACTGTTTACGATTATACTACCTTCTTGCGTTTATCGCTGTTTTATTAAGAGGATTGATGCCCTGCAAAATAGCTAATAACACACTTTACCTGGAGGGAAGCTTAAATGCAGCTACAATTCCCTCTTTGTTAGAGGAGGTCAATTCGCTGCTGAAACATCAAAATCCCAATACGATTGACCTAAGTGGAGTTACTGTTTTGGATAGTGCCGGGGTTGCTTTTCTGGATGAAATAAATATTCGTTTGGCAGCCCAAGGATTATTACTGTATCAAGGAGCCAGCGAAGAAATTCAAGAAGTAATGGAGACCTTTTCTTCTCTTAAAGTAAAAGTGCCTGCCCCGGAAAGGAAAATGGGCTTTTTTGAGCAGATAGGGGATGCAGTTGTTGTTGCATATCATAATTTCTATGATGTAATGTTACTTGCCTCCGAAGTTTTTTATTGGGCGCTGATAGGAATTTTTAGCAGGAAAGGTCAACGGAAGGGCTCTTTTACAATTCAATGTTCGCTTTTAGGTTCACAGGCATTGCCGATTTTATCTTTGCTTTCATTTATCGTGGGCTTTATATTATCTTTACAGGCATCTGTGCAGTTGGCTAATTTTGGAGCCAATGTATTTATAGCAGACCTGATGGCATTTTCTATGGTGCGTGAAATTGCACCTTTAATTACGGCTATAATTGTTGCCGGTAGAAGCGGTTCAGCCATTGCTTCAGAAATTGCTACAATGCAAGTTACGGAAGAAATTGACGCCTTAAAGATAATGGCTTTATCTCCAGTCCGCTATGTTGTTGTTCCCAAATTTCTTGCCATCACTGTGGTAATGCCTATACTGGTTATGTTTTCCATTTTGGTTTCCGAGATTGGAGGCGGAATTATTGCCATAAATTACCTGGATTTAAGTATTTACACTTTTGTCCAGCGTTCCATAGATGTTTTAACTATGAAGGATATCGTAACCAGTTTTGGCAAAAGCATTATTTTTGCTTGGACGATTGTAGTGATTGGTGCCTATTGCGGTTTTCAAGTTAAAGGTGGGGCAGAGGGAGTTGGCAAAGCAACAACTTCTTCCGTAGTTGCCTCCATTTTTGCCGTAATCATCTGGGATGCCATTTTCAGCTTACTCTATCTATAAATTATGGAACCCGTTATCTCTATCAGGAATTTAACTGCCCAATATGGCGATTTGACAGTGCTGGATAATATCAATGCAGATATCTTTCCAGGAGAAATAACTGTTATTTTGGGGGGTAGTGGTTGCGGGAAA
Encoded here:
- a CDS encoding DUF1848 domain-containing protein → MEPVIISASRATDIPAFYSDWLISRVEEGCLKWQNPFNRKVQDVFFAKTRLFVFWSKNPFPMLKKLSYFDEKSYHYYFQFTVNDYEQENWEKNLPALKQRLETFMKLSELIGKQKVIWRFDPLITSDKLHPDELLKRIEKIGDQLFPYTNRLVISFIDIEIYKKVKRNLSALPDKIQEIDITTMHYFARELMQLNQKWNLKIATCAEKIDLHQYGIEHNRCIDDRLIIELFSSDKELMNFLGYKPSCQTDFLTFGNNVSSYSYEKLKDKGQRKFCGCIKSKDIGKYNTCQNGCVYCYANSTRQ
- a CDS encoding L-serine ammonia-lyase, iron-sulfur-dependent, subunit alpha; translation: MKDKENILALLKQEVAPAVGCTEPAAVALAGAYAASVMEGKIISANLIVSPNILKNGMGVGIPNTNLLGLEIAFALGILVAKPEKELEVLSDLDAETIDKAQQMLAEKRIQTKMLETEEKVWIEAVIKTPKSESKAILRWRHNWLYHLEKDKKILRHQELEAENALGLISCTAYTVKDYYDFCINTDISNLEKIDLGMKVNRKIADFGLSNNSGINVGKMIMEQIKSGLLGDDIHHYAMALTAAATDARMSGCNLPVISNSGSGNQGLAITLPIIAVAEKLGSNKEELIRALALGHLVSVHIKQKIGILSCICGCLSASAGAASGIVMLLKGNYSQIEYAIKNMIADTAGMVCDGAKEGCSLKVATTTSAAVQAALLAKAGICVSSNDGIITESIEGTIDNLAYFVARGMQDADSTILNIMLNKTK
- a CDS encoding urocanate hydratase → MADIKFEAHLPLELPPEPTFEPKIRRAPDRGLDLSNNDIALALKNALRYIPEELHSVLAPEFLQELKTRGRIYGYRYRPQGHIYGKPIDEYKGITPARAIQVMIDNNLDFDVALYPYELVTYGESGQVCQNWMQYRLIKQYLEIMTENQTLVVASGHPLGLFPSRPEAPRVISTNGLMVGKWDNPVEFKRLTALGVANYGQMTAGGWMYIGPQGIVNGTYITLLNAGRKYLGIPEDKNLAGVLYVSSGLGGMSGAQSKAIEIAGGIGIIAEVDKSRIETRYSQGWVSKVSSNLEEVFKWVDEARQSKKPLSIAYYGNIVDLLEYIDKNNIKVELLSDQTSCHVVYEGGYTPVGISYEEGRKLLAEDIELFKQKVDFSLRRHFNVLKSLTEKGSKFWDYGNSFMASIFDAGITEISRNGNNTNDGFIWPSYVEDIMGPICFDYGYGPFRWICLSRKDEDLHKTDLAAISLIDQNRSAMDRDNYYWISTAEENKLVVGTKARILYADEESRIKLGLKFNEMIRKGEIGPVMLGRDHHDVSGTDSPFRETANIYDGSNLMAEMATHCFAGNIARGMTIVVLSNGGGVGVSRCINGGNGIVLDGSERMDEVIKNGLSWDVMGGIARRAWAQNEGAVKTGTAWNEKHSDEGIITLAEKVDEEMIEHLVKKEFGA
- a CDS encoding UTP--glucose-1-phosphate uridylyltransferase; the encoded protein is MNTPFIRLMKQEGIKEEVIRTFEAYYNLLAQGEKGLIGEEEINPPAEKNLIDYDKIRHYSRNSLLKHIAVIKLNGGLGTSMGLSKAKSLLPVKNNLNFLDIIARQVLTLRSISGYDILLLFMNSYNTDEDTLKYLEKYPDLGKQDLPLSFLQNKFPRIRQDNLLPYENKDKKLMWNPPGHGDIYTAIGEYLGKMIAQGYSYAFVSNADNLGAIVDTSIPAYMEDNRIPFLMEVCLRSPMDKKGGHLCEDKSGQLLLREIAQCPEKDLPVFQDIDYYKYFNTNNLWIDLRALEWHIISNEGLMLLPLIVNPKMVEGTAVYQLETAMGSAISLFNNSKALVVSRERFVPVKKTTDLLALWSDVYELNEQYQIVLKRGVAKAPVIELEEQYYGKIEDMQKRFSKGIPSLNSCKELRIDGDVSFGEDVICEGKVTLKTSFPVFVQNCLLTGEVDLNAVAAKQKTGQEDKDGFQSS
- a CDS encoding MlaD family protein, translating into MVSKAAKIRLGIFLTIGAILIIIFAAVVAGSRLVEKKDIYYIEFEDYSVSGLQVGSSVNYRGIKIGRVEAVKINPKDVSKIIITISVDRGTPIKEDTEAVLQLSGITGLKNVEIRGGTNEAKLLKPKSYIKPGTTMLEDISERAKSIVDKIDMIAANLNAITGEDNRKNIATILAQTSLILQDTHENLATTMQSISRIANNTADLTEELSKDLNTVTENLTKNLDAITSSATSNMQNVSETSQASLISVTNNVNQQLEDLTNKLDTSLTQLTNDGSALIREANLQVSTVGEHSDQMVLQTTREILTISNNINQALNQVNTILYAPGFDSLMTNLGKLSGELSKTDLKGMITELSTTIQKTGTLVSNLNRVVTRGQGDLLEILSTLTETSENLNEFSRQIADTPSILLRGN
- a CDS encoding ABC-type transport auxiliary lipoprotein family protein translates to MFKIKKSVHLWGYLALLLMLTGCLQKVERTPVNYYVLEYQPKTEKPELRRTTNTGKNLEVLDTVLPRTYDRNQIVVKENFYNVRFLQTDVWAMRLRDAIPNLIVQRLSSYNVFGTVSRGKQWEKNPQYFLETTVYNIEKIEGTEPRAYLKMEFVLRDSTSEKIVFTHKGERSMELIDPSMIYLVQAFNEMLMEETDLFTAKCNLYFSGLPVEGKSLATSTSSIGRYVYEEMVAMENYNDFGELMVITKTQTEEQIRYSIEELDSLNTVISTDELVMGVPALLKPGHYRVIIGEMGDLITSVQILPRQRTVVKPNWGELRIVVMDESKARVRMGYDLWKKNIDEEGYKIYSGGMFSMGEDEIGAVDKLWILPPGSYLVKLGGGSWSDLKDFATVTLMEGEKKTLSMIVDPAAEGNVLIGAGVFADEDIGLGSKRIHRGAIHSNISLTSNNNVDKNKPTTSASLTGQFDNSIDTHDLLKPFQFTTRSIYDIGLNLTSNQDLVFSPDDYSLKSVLLFYPIKKSNFFKNFALYGRMNLNTHLFDETTIFPDTKNVILQNAEGDTVSVRLNQSDLKTKIAFYPLRIKEGTGLTYQINFSPNAQTSLRVGYGWLQDYNKNSYVFDKPVAGSLDGVDYEFEKYKEEPNGSSKGIESTIILSALNLLKFISINSTLDVLFRMGVPDHSYSLENENRINFRLFRNISVDVKFNISYDETKKPWTVYDYTTFLRLSLFY
- a CDS encoding MlaE family lipid ABC transporter permease subunit, whose translation is MPCKIANNTLYLEGSLNAATIPSLLEEVNSLLKHQNPNTIDLSGVTVLDSAGVAFLDEINIRLAAQGLLLYQGASEEIQEVMETFSSLKVKVPAPERKMGFFEQIGDAVVVAYHNFYDVMLLASEVFYWALIGIFSRKGQRKGSFTIQCSLLGSQALPILSLLSFIVGFILSLQASVQLANFGANVFIADLMAFSMVREIAPLITAIIVAGRSGSAIASEIATMQVTEEIDALKIMALSPVRYVVVPKFLAITVVMPILVMFSILVSEIGGGIIAINYLDLSIYTFVQRSIDVLTMKDIVTSFGKSIIFAWTIVVIGAYCGFQVKGGAEGVGKATTSSVVASIFAVIIWDAIFSLLYL